A genome region from Tachyglossus aculeatus isolate mTacAcu1 chromosome 1, mTacAcu1.pri, whole genome shotgun sequence includes the following:
- the TRIM59 gene encoding tripartite motif-containing protein 59 yields MKNLEEELTCSICYSIFEDPRVLPCSHTFCRNCLENVLQASGNSYIWRPLRIPLKCPNCRSRVEIPQSGIESLPVNFALRAIIEKYQQEDHPDIVTCAEHHSQPLNVYCLLDKKLVCGHCLTIGEHHGHPIGDLHSAYMKEKDTPIELFEQLTDRHWTDLNVLMEKLEQQQSHCEKIVEDDRESVLMYFNQLREILDQKKETLLSALDAVRAQIVEEYSPLLATVKEIREEQLELMLSTVALQEEESPLNFLEKLDDVRQRVQAVRQRQLPPLKPVEVQPRVGLLMKEEWSKVEIGQVNNVLIPEIKLSSREVLCNRTGDDNKEMKELLKFLTCILAVVSALATTHMLVGEHVSPISFSVSEASQSVYQMFFSSVYAIKEILCYACNSVGEFIWKMAHNRSF; encoded by the coding sequence ATGAAGAACTTGGAGGAAGAATTAACCTGTTCCATTTGCTATAGTATATTTGAAGACCCGCGTGTACTCCCGTGCTCTCATACGTTTTGTAGAAACTGTCTGGAAAATGTTCTTCAGGCATCTGGTAACTCTTACATATGGCGACCATTAAGAATTCCACTGAAGTGCCCAAACTGTCGAAGTAGGGTTGAAATCCCCCAGTCGGGTATTGAGTCTTTGCCTGTCAACTTTGCTCTCAGGGCCATCATTGAGAAATATCAGCAGGAAGACCACCCAGACATTGTCACCTGCGCCGAGCATCACAGTCAACCCTTAAACGTTTACTGTCTGTTAGATAAAAAATTAGTCTGTGGCCACTGCCTTACAATCGGTGAACATCACGGTCACCCCATAGGTGACCTTCACAGTGCCTATATGAAAGAAAAGGACACACCGATTGAATTGTTTGAACAGTTGACTGATAGACATTGGACGGACCTAAACGTACTAATGGAAAAACTGGAGCAACAGCAGTCTCATTGTGAAAAAATCGTCGAGGACGATAGAGAAAGCGTCCTCATGTATTTTAATCAACTTAGAGAAATTTTGGACCAGAAGAAAGAGACTTTGCTATCTGCTCTGGATGCTGTCAGGGCCCAAATCGTCGAGGAATATTCCCCACTCCTTGCGACGGTGAAGGAAATCCGAGAGGAGCAGCTGGAGTTAATGTTATCGACCGTGGCCCTGCAAGAAGAGGAGTCGCCTCTGAATTTTCTGGAGAAACTGGATGATGTCCGTCAGCGGGTACAAGCTGTGAGACAAAGGCAGCTTCCTCCCCTCAAACCCGTGGAAGTTCAGCCGCGAGTAGGTCTGCTGATGAAGGAAGAGTGGTCTAAAGTTGAAATTGGGCAGGTCAACAACGTTCTCATTCCGGAGATCAAACTCTCTTCCAGAGAGGTGTTATGCAATCGGACTGGTGACGACAACAAGGAAATGAAGGAGCTTTTAAAGTTTTTAACTTGTATATTGGCAGTGGTTTCCGCGCTGGCGACGACACACATGTTGGTTGGGGAACACGTGTCACCGATAAGTTTTTCTGTTTCAGAAGCTTCCCAGTCGGTGTATCAGATGTTCTTTAGCAGTGTGTATGCAATCAAGGAAATACTGTGCTATGCTTGCAACTCGGTGGGGGAATTCATATGGAAAATGGCTCATAATCGGTCCTTCTAA